GTTTTGTCCATGCAACTGTTTCATGACTTGTCGGACCTGGTGGTTTATCTAAAAGAATAATTCCATTGTCCAATAATTGCTCGATTGTTCGTTTATCATAATAAGTTCCATAGGATTCATCAGTGATATCTTGATCAATTTCAATTAAATTTTCAAGTTGTTTTAAAGTCATAGCAATTTTCTCACGGTTTCAGTAGTCACATCAATTACTTGATTTGCAGATAAATTATCAGTATTAATGATTACATCAAACACAGCTTTATCATCACCAAAGCTGAATCCATATAGTTTTTTGTACAGTGCTTTATTTTTATCAAAACGAGATTTTGTGATTTCATATGCATTTTCTGAACTCATATTGTCTCTTGTTTGCATTCTTTTAGTGCTGCTAGCGTGAGAACCCTCTAACCAAATTTTTATTCCGTCTTCAATTAACCATGGTAACGTATAACTTGTGATTACCATTCCACCTTGTTTGAATAAATCAGTTAATTTTTTATCTAAATTTTTATCAAATTCAGAATTCTCCTCACGTTGATTTAGAAATTTGAGTCCTTCTTTAGTATCCCACCAATCATCGCCATCAGAATTAAATCCTTGTTCTTTAGCCATTTCTTTTAGAACATCTCCACCACTAAGATATTGTAAATTAAATTCTTTAGCTAATCCTTTAGCAACAGTTGTTTTTCCGACTGCAGGAGGGCCAGATATTACGATAGATTTGGTCAACCTAGATCCATTGATGTTTTAGTGATTCTCATAATGATTCCACTAAATGCAATAGAAGAAAGAAAGTACCAAGCCCATAGCATTAGATGGTTTTCTTTACCAAAACAAATGTGTGTTGCATCCAAAGCTTGTTCTGCAGTACAAGTTAATTGGAACATATCTCCAGGTATCACATTAAGTGGTATTGGAGAAATTGCTACTGTGTATGTAAATAGTTGTGGCAATACAAGATAGAAAATTAGAATTAATGGAACAAAAGTAATCATCATTGGTCGCATATTCATTTGCATCATCTCCATGGACATTTTGTTCATGTAAGAAGATTTTTTGTTTAGTTCAGCTGATTTTGCAGTATCTTTAGATCTCATTGCAGCCATTCTTTCTTTTTGCCATGTTCTAGTTTCTTTCATAATTCTCTTTAGTTTGGTTTGATCAACCATTTTTCTTCTAACTGCAGAATTGAATACATTTAGCAAAATACCAAATCCAGATACGGCAAACATGGATAGGATTAGACCTTTGATTATTGGATCATCACTGCCAAGAGCCATTCTTTCACCACCTAGGAAATCAGGTAGTTGTAAAAATGCTGAGTCGATAAAGAGTAGAATAAAGTTGAAATCCATTTTTTACAGTCCTATTGCCTTAATTATTTTATCAGCTGCTTCTTCAATCTTTCCCTCTCCATTGAGAACATGTCTGACTGGGGAGCCTGTAATTACAGCACATGCAGAAATCATACCAGTTTGATAATCAAGCTCCTTCTTAATGTTAGCTAGTGTGATTTTATCTCGATTTCTAGTGTCATCTTTCATCCTTCTATTGTAGATTTCTTCAGGCTTTGCTGCAACTGAAACAAAGTTACTAGGTTGAATAATTTTCAAAACATGTTCAGGCAATCCAGGATAGTATCCTTCAGGTGAACTAATGAATGCGTGGGTATCGATGATTACGACTTCTTCATCATGTGTGGCAATTTTTTCTGCAGCAATTTTTTGTAGGCGTTGTTGTTCTATTACAGATAATTTTCTTAAGTCATCTCTGTTTTCTAATCCATTTTCTTTAGCGACGTCAAACATTAAAGTACCATAATTAATTACAATGACATTTTTCTTGTGATCCTTTAAAATATCAACCATTGTTGTTAACAAAGTACTTTTCCCAACACCTGGGATTCCAACCATGAGAATTTTTTTATTTTCTACCAAGTATAGCACCCAACCGTGGCATAACAACTTCTACTTGTTCTCTAACTAATTGTGTGTAATAATTAATGAGAATATCTACCATAAGTAAGATTCCAATTCCAGATCCGAATACACCAAGGACATCTGATACTCCTGCCAAAAGTCCTAAAATCATAGAACCAATAATTGTAACAGATGGAATGTATTTGTTCAATAATGCCTCAACAGGCTTGTTTGATCTTCTAAATCCAGGAATTTGTACATCTGCATCAAGTAAGTTTTGAGCTGCACTCTTTGGAGATAATCCACCAAGTTCAACCCATAATCTACCAAACACAACTACAATTCCAACCATAAACAAAACATATCCTACAGCTCTCATAGGATCAAGGGCTGCAACATCCAAACCACGTGGTGGGGTCATGTAGTAAATGAATCCTCCAACAGGAGTAGAAGGACTTGTAGGATCGAATTGAGCTATAAAGTTTACAAAGAAATTATTGTTACGTGGATTAAATTGAGACCAAATCATTTGGAATACAAATACAGCGTTTGCAGTTAGTGCAGATGCTAAAATTACTGGAATGTTAGAAACATACATCAATTTGATAGGATAAACAGCCTGAAATCCTCTATATTTGGTAGAAACAATTGGAATTTCAATTTTCATACCTTGTGTAAATACAAGTATCAGCAAAATTCCTGCTGTGAGGAACAGTCCAAAGATACTAGGCAGTTGATTTGAACGGAATAAGACATTTCCAATATCGCCATTTCCAGTTAAGGATTCTACAAGATACGGAATAATACCAATCATACCACCATCACCAGCAGGTAATGGACTGAACATACTCCAAAGAATTTGTTGAGCTACACCTGCCATAATGAATAAACTAATTCCACTACCAAGTCCCCAACCCTTTTGAATTAATTCGTCTAAGAACATGATAATTATCGACGCGGCCATCAGCTGCCCTATAATCACATACAGGACATACGGCTCAGATGCTGCACCACCATATACAGCTGCAGCATAAACAATAGACTCAACTACAATTACAACATAAGTTACAAGTTTTGTTGCAGTTTGGAAGATTCCTCTTTCTTCAGGTTTTTTGAAATCAAATTTGAGGATATCAGAACCTCTTAACAATTGCATCAAGAGTCCAGAAGTTACAATCGGTCCAATTCCCAATTCAACTAAGGTACCTTGTTGTGATGCAAAAATAACTCTAGCAAAGGCTAGAAAATCAAATTCAGGAGTTGTTGCTCCAAATAATGGAGTTTGTCCCATTACCATGTAGATAAGTAATGCAACACCACACCAAAGTAATCTGGTTGGTAATGGAATTTTCTTTTTAGGTTTTGGAACTTGTGGTAAATATGGTTCTGCTTTGAAAACTACTTTTCTAATAATTGAAGTTAGAGTACCTTCAGCCATTCTCAGTTAACACCTAACCCTCTTCAGGTTTTTTATCTGTTGAAGATTGAACAATTTCTCCACCAACGGCCTTTAGTTTTTCTTCAGCTGATGCAGTGAAATTTTCTATTTTTACAGAATATCCATTGGAAATGTTTCCACCACCAAGAAGTTTATCATATCCTGCACTTTCAAGGTCTACGATTTTCTTTCCACCTTCTTCTTTACCAAATTTGGTGAATAAATCATCTAAATCTCTAACACTGGCCCATTTTTTTGTGATGTTTGGATGAGGAGGACTAGTTGATTCATGTCCATAATGATCTGGTTCATCTTTTAGTAAACTACTGTAATGATGTTTTTGGAAACCTGTAACTCCAAGACCACCTTTATGACCACTTGCACGGTGTTGACCTACTTGGCCCCATCCCATGTGTCTGCCACCTCTTAGTCTTCGAGTTTTTCGCAATCTAGTTGCCATGTTAAATCATTCTCCTAACTATAGTATCAAGTTCTTTGTTAGAACCAAGAATACCTTTTTGTCCATATAATTTCTTAGTACTTCTTTTGAATCCATGAACTGGTGGTGCTAAAGCAAACCAAGGTTTTAGTGGTTTTAATTTTGATAATGATGTTTTTCCATCAGCTAAAGCGGCTCCAAGTTCTGCAGCATTTGCAAATCCTAGTTCCTTAAGATCTTCATCAGTAATTTTTTGATAACCACCTTTTCTGGCTTTCTTTTCAACTAATTCTTGAGCTAAAGTTGCATCAAGTTCAATCCATGAGACATAATGTTGTACCTTTCTTAACATTCCCAATGTATTGTCTTTTGCAGGTAAAATTGTAGCACGATATTTTTTATCTAATTTTAATAGAGTCATTGTATGAGTGGCCCAATAAGGACAGTCTGCTTGACCCTTGATTCTTACAACGAGATATGCATTTGCCATTTTATTATCCTTGACTGAATGTCTGTCTTAGACAATCCAGTACTGCTTTTGATGTTGAATTCATTGTAGGAGTTGAACCTTTTGCGGTGGTCCATGCATCCTTTAATCCTGCTAATTCTAATAATCTCTTAATTTTTCCACCTGCAACTAAACCTAATCCACGAGGTGCAGGAATGATTTCAATAGTTACACTTCCACCTTTTCCCTTTACTTTGAATGGAACAGAATGTTTTTGATCACATTTACATTCCCAACTGCCACATCCCATTTTAATTGGATTAATGTTTAGGAAAGCTTGACTAGTTGCTTTTTCAATTGCGATTCTCATTTGTTTTGATTTACCTTGACCAATTCCCAAGTATCCATTTTCATTGCCTGCTGCAACAATTGCTTTGAATCTTGTTGATTGACCATTAGATGTCATTTTTTGAATAATTCCAACATCGACAACTTCACTTTTCAAATCAGGTAATAGTTTTTTAATAATTCCAGATTCTTGAATTCTTAATCCAGCTTCTAAAATTTCTTCAACAGAAGTAATTTCTCCAGCTGCAACTTTTTGTCCTAAGATAGTTTTTGGTACCCAAACTTCTTCTTCTGGTTCTCTTCTTGGTCTTCTAGGTTTGGATGCTTCTGTTCCAGGTGGGCCTCTTCCATATACTGGTGGACCTCTTCCCCTTCCACCTTGTCCAGGTTTAGATTGTCCAGGTTTAGATTGTCCAGGTTTAGATTGTGTTGTTTGACTCATATCTATTTGACCTCACTATCTATGGTAGATTTAATTTTAGAAATTTCATTTTTTACAGTTAAGTGTTCACCATTAATTCTTTCATCTGCAGGAAAAGTTTCTGAGTCAGCTGGAACTTCAAGACCAGCATCAATTACTCCTTTCAAAGCTGCTGCCATTCTTTGTGTGTAACGTTTAGTACCAGTATACAAAATTGCATCCTTTGCTCCTTTACCTAATGCTTTCTTACCTGCCAAATAGCCAGTAAGATATGCTGCAGAGATACTTTTTCTTGATCCTTTCCATCCTTTTTCAAGTAAATATCTAGAATGTGCTGATGCAACGACGGTATCTCCAGTCATTCCAGGTTTAAGGACTTGAACTTGTGTATTCTCATTTGAAATATTTACAGTAATGAAATCACGTTTACCCATCAACATGGTTCCACGTTTACGATAATTGGTCTTTTCCTCTCTAAGTCTTCTCAATATTTTTGAATAGGCCATCTACAGGATCTGACTTTGAAACTGCTATTATATACGTTAAGCGTGGAGCAGTGCTGAAAGCAGTGCTTTTTGAGAATGAAGTCTATTTTCTGCCTCATCCCAGACTACTGATTGAGGTCCATCAATTACGGATGCAGTAACTTCTTGTTCACGTTTTGCAGGAAGACAATGTAAGAAGATCGCATTTTTCTTTGCTAGATCCATGATTTTGTCATTAATTTGATATTTTGGAAGGAATTTTTTGATTCTTTTTGGATCATCATTGTGAATTGAAGAATATGTGTCAGTGACCACAACATCAGCATTTTCAGCAGCCTTTTTTGGATCGGTTGTTAACTCAATATCAGTTAAATTTTGAGAGACTTGGACAGTTGATTTTTTTGGTTGGAATCCTTTA
This window of the Candidatus Nitrosomarinus catalina genome carries:
- the secY gene encoding preprotein translocase subunit SecY, with product MAEGTLTSIIRKVVFKAEPYLPQVPKPKKKIPLPTRLLWCGVALLIYMVMGQTPLFGATTPEFDFLAFARVIFASQQGTLVELGIGPIVTSGLLMQLLRGSDILKFDFKKPEERGIFQTATKLVTYVVIVVESIVYAAAVYGGAASEPYVLYVIIGQLMAASIIIMFLDELIQKGWGLGSGISLFIMAGVAQQILWSMFSPLPAGDGGMIGIIPYLVESLTGNGDIGNVLFRSNQLPSIFGLFLTAGILLILVFTQGMKIEIPIVSTKYRGFQAVYPIKLMYVSNIPVILASALTANAVFVFQMIWSQFNPRNNNFFVNFIAQFDPTSPSTPVGGFIYYMTPPRGLDVAALDPMRAVGYVLFMVGIVVVFGRLWVELGGLSPKSAAQNLLDADVQIPGFRRSNKPVEALLNKYIPSVTIIGSMILGLLAGVSDVLGVFGSGIGILLMVDILINYYTQLVREQVEVVMPRLGAILGRK
- a CDS encoding 50S ribosomal protein L30; this translates as MANAYLVVRIKGQADCPYWATHTMTLLKLDKKYRATILPAKDNTLGMLRKVQHYVSWIELDATLAQELVEKKARKGGYQKITDEDLKELGFANAAELGAALADGKTSLSKLKPLKPWFALAPPVHGFKRSTKKLYGQKGILGSNKELDTIVRRMI
- a CDS encoding 30S ribosomal protein S5, which codes for MSQTTQSKPGQSKPGQSKPGQGGRGRGPPVYGRGPPGTEASKPRRPRREPEEEVWVPKTILGQKVAAGEITSVEEILEAGLRIQESGIIKKLLPDLKSEVVDVGIIQKMTSNGQSTRFKAIVAAGNENGYLGIGQGKSKQMRIAIEKATSQAFLNINPIKMGCGSWECKCDQKHSVPFKVKGKGGSVTIEIIPAPRGLGLVAGGKIKRLLELAGLKDAWTTAKGSTPTMNSTSKAVLDCLRQTFSQG
- a CDS encoding AAA family ATPase, which codes for MTKSIVISGPPAVGKTTVAKGLAKEFNLQYLSGGDVLKEMAKEQGFNSDGDDWWDTKEGLKFLNQREENSEFDKNLDKKLTDLFKQGGMVITSYTLPWLIEDGIKIWLEGSHASSTKRMQTRDNMSSENAYEITKSRFDKNKALYKKLYGFSFGDDKAVFDVIINTDNLSANQVIDVTTETVRKLL
- a CDS encoding uL15 family ribosomal protein, whose translation is MATRLRKTRRLRGGRHMGWGQVGQHRASGHKGGLGVTGFQKHHYSSLLKDEPDHYGHESTSPPHPNITKKWASVRDLDDLFTKFGKEEGGKKIVDLESAGYDKLLGGGNISNGYSVKIENFTASAEEKLKAVGGEIVQSSTDKKPEEG
- a CDS encoding 50S ribosomal protein L18, with the protein product MAYSKILRRLREEKTNYRKRGTMLMGKRDFITVNISNENTQVQVLKPGMTGDTVVASAHSRYLLEKGWKGSRKSISAAYLTGYLAGKKALGKGAKDAILYTGTKRYTQRMAAALKGVIDAGLEVPADSETFPADERINGEHLTVKNEISKIKSTIDSEVK
- a CDS encoding EMC3/TMCO1 family protein; its protein translation is MDFNFILLFIDSAFLQLPDFLGGERMALGSDDPIIKGLILSMFAVSGFGILLNVFNSAVRRKMVDQTKLKRIMKETRTWQKERMAAMRSKDTAKSAELNKKSSYMNKMSMEMMQMNMRPMMITFVPLILIFYLVLPQLFTYTVAISPIPLNVIPGDMFQLTCTAEQALDATHICFGKENHLMLWAWYFLSSIAFSGIIMRITKTSMDLG
- a CDS encoding adenylate kinase; amino-acid sequence: MLYLVENKKILMVGIPGVGKSTLLTTMVDILKDHKKNVIVINYGTLMFDVAKENGLENRDDLRKLSVIEQQRLQKIAAEKIATHDEEVVIIDTHAFISSPEGYYPGLPEHVLKIIQPSNFVSVAAKPEEIYNRRMKDDTRNRDKITLANIKKELDYQTGMISACAVITGSPVRHVLNGEGKIEEAADKIIKAIGL